The region CAGGGAGTGTCTCTGTGTGGTGAGGGGAGCTAGGCTGGATGGGGCCATGGACCCCCAACTCTGTCACCCCTCCTTCCTGGGTCTCAGGCTGGCCCTGAGCCCCTGGCTACCCACCCCTTCCCCTTCACTTAGCTCAGGCCCTGCTTGAGCTTCAGCACAGCCTTGGTCCTGATAGCCAAAGGCAGGTGACAGCTCCAGTGTAGGCCCCAGTTTACTCAAGTGTAAAATGTAGTAAATGGTCTCCTGAAGGTTGAGAGGATCAAAATggataaccaaaccagttgctgttgagtcgattctgactcatagtgagcctataggacagagtagaactgccccattgagtttccagggagtgcctggtggattcgaactgccagccttttggctggcagacacagctcttaaccactacaccaccagggtttccaaaatggacAAAGAAGATAATAATCCTATCAGCCAATGGTCACCGGGCACTGCCCAGTTCTAAGTGCCTACATCAGTGGCTCTCAAACCTGAGCACAGGAGAATTCCCTAGAATGCTTGTTGGGACTGATTCCTGGGCCCAGCCCCTGAGTTTCTGGCACAGTAGGTCTGGGCTGTGCCCAAGAATCTGCTTTTCTGATAAGGTCCCAGATGAGGCTAATGCTACatgctttgagaaccactgcctcgTGTTTGCGCCCACTTCACCCTCACCACAACCCAATGAGGTGGTACCAATATCGCctctcttttacagatgagaaaacttaggCCTGGCTATCAGGTAGCTGTCCACCACTGCACAGCCAGGAAAGGCCTGCAAAGGGTGGAGCCTATGTCTGAGCCTGGTCATTGTGGTCCATCAGCTGTGTAGTAGTTACAACTACGGAAACCTGGAGCCTCCTTCTGCACCTCTGCCTCCACCCAGCTCCTCCCCAGCCTCTGGCCAGCAGTCATGaggcaggggctccttggaagacctGGCCCCTCTCTCAATTCCCAGAGGCCTCTAGGCAGCTGGAAGCCCAGctcagggcccaggcctctccctCCCTGGAGCAGGTGATAGGCCCACCCTCTCACCTGATTGGTCGTCAGTGTGAGGTCCTTGAGGGGCCACAGGTGCCTGAAATTAAGAGTGAGACAGGAGGCTTTGATACAACGAAGGCACAGGGTCTGATGTCAGACGGAAAATGCCCTGTGTCGCCATGCCCCCCAGCAGCACCTTGCAGGAAAGGGGAAGGAGATGGGTCCACAATGGCACCTCTGAGCACAGGCCATGATGCCAGGGCCCAAGGCATGAAGAGGGTAGAGGGCTCCCTGGAGGAGGCAGTCCTCCATCGGGCTCTGAGATGTGAGAGGGAGGGCAGCACTCCAGGCCAGTCGGCTGCAAGAGCACAGTCGCTGGTGATGAGGGCAGAGAGTGAGGGAGGGCAGGGCTGGACTCTGTTCCAGAGGTGATAGGGAGCCAGCTGAGCGATGTGCACACGGGGACGCAGCCGTCACCGCAACTTAGAACCACTGCGGCGGCTGCAGCGTGGCAGGGGCATGGGGACAGTGGAGCGGGAGGCCAGTGTGAAGGAGGCAGCACCGAGCAGCAGAGTGTGGCGGGGAGAAGCTTGGGAGGCCGCTGGCAGCCAGGTGTCCGGCGTCAGATGGGCAGATGCAGAAGCATTCACCAAGATGGAAGAGGAAACAGGGTTCGAGAGGGTAGGTGGGGAGCGCTATCACTGGGTGACAAGGGAGACCCGTCGGGGGGAGGGGGCCTGAGACTGGCATCACTCATGGTGTCAACAGATCAGAAAGACGCTGGGTAAAAGGAGGCCCTGGGGTGCGGTGAACACCTGCCTGACCTTTTCTGGGAATAGCCCTCAGTTTCGGGGAGAGGCCTCCCTTCCCCCACTCTCAGTCCAAAAGCCCAGAGCAGGCGACTGGCCCAGCCCTCGTGGTGGATATTGAGGCAGGGCTGGCCAATATGAGCTATAGTCAGTGTTTAAGGGCAGACTCAAGCCCCATCCAGGGGCTCTGCTAAGCTGTCAGGAAGGTGCCAGCTTCCTATGGGGGCAGCTGGGGTAGAGGTAAGCTagcctggggagggggagggtatAAACCTCAAGTGGCAAGTGCGAGTCACCACAAGGGGGAGCCAGAGAAAGAAGGTGCTTCCCTTTGTCATGTGTTTGAGCACCTGGATTCAGCCACACTTAGGTGCATGACCCCTAGAGCTTTCTGGATATGTGAACCAATTCACCCCacccctcttttttgctgagggCAGTTTGAGTTGAGTTTAAGTTGCGCTGAGTTTGACTAACATGCAAAGGGGGCGGGGAGGCTTACTTCTGCACATCCAGGAATTCGAGCAGCTTGGTGTCCGGGAAGAAGCTCAGGTTGGTGATTCCCTGGCTGTAAAGACTGTCCTCCCGCTCATGAAGAAGCAGGTAGAGAGTGAAGAGCTCCGGGTAGAAGCTGGACAGCATGAGAGGCAGGACCAGTCCATGCACCTGCAGGTCGCTGAGTGAGAGAGACCAGGACAGGGTGTTGGGGTCAGCAGTGGGGTGTTGGGGGGGGGGATCACTACATGGGGCCACCCCTCAAATAGCCCACGGAACCTCTACCCCCACAACAGTGTCCCTGCCTCCCTAGAAAGCCCTTTCCAACGCCTGTTCTCATTCATGCATtctcttattcattcattgactCATTCAATTGCTATCAGTTGGCCACCTCATTCTCTTACTTGACTTTCAGAACCAATATGGCAGGTGGGGCAAGATTTTGATACCCatttgactggaaaaaaaaaaaaaaccagcgccCCCGATTAGACAGGTGacttgcagcaaagctcttagtaGCCATTCCAAGCTAGCTCTGCCCCCTAGTTTGCTGTGTTTCCTAGGGCTCCAGAGGGAAGTTCTCCCTCATGTCTAACCCCATCTTCCATGCACCTGCAAAGCAGTGACAGAAAGGCCTCTCTGACCAGGAGCATCTCTGGGCCTGGAACCTGAAGGCACATTTTAGTATCTGGTCTCCAGGGACTGGGAGAGGTGGGGGCAGATTTAATGGCCCACCTAACTCCTGATCTCTCTGTTTTACCTCAGGCACATCCccaccaggcctcagtttccccatctgtgtgcAAGGAGGAGGAAGATGCCTGGGGGAGCAGCTCACTCTCCATTCACATGAGAGATGAAGCTGGGACGACACATTTAGAGCAAAGATGAGCTCTGAACTCTATGGCAATGCCCCCCCCCCAGTTGCTCATGGGGCAAGGGTCATGGGTCATTCTGACTCACCAACGGTCCATGAACAATGTTCAGCCAATAGCAAGAGCTTCCCCAATGCTTCCCCCAGAAGCACCCCTTTCCCCGCTACAAGGCGTCCCTGGAGCCCATCTGGGCTACACCAGCGGAGAGAACCCCATGAGGGCCTGGGTCAGTCACCTGGTTtctgcctcttcctcctcctccagggCCTGACCCTTTCGCTGTAAGGCAACCTGCAGTAGACCCCTGCAAGCCAAGGAGAGAGGGGTGGCATGGCTTCCACATCCCACAGACTGGGGGGTCTGCCCTGTCAGTCACCAAAGGGTAGGCCAGGTGGACTTGGCTGCTCAGAACCATGAAACACAGGGTATGCAGAGTCCACTCTCAAACCACAGCAGTGAGAAGGTTGGAACTACAGAGCGTCAGCATGGAAATCCTGGAATCCCAGCAACAGAAGGAACTGTGGCACCCAGGAGTCCTATCTGTAATATGGTTGATGGGGTCACAGCTCAGCCCAGGGCTGGAGATGGGGTCTGAGTCCCAGTCTGGGCTCAGCCTGGAATGGGGACAGAGTCCCCTAGTACTCTAGGTGAAGGCTATAGTCAGGCCCTAGGTATCATCTCCCCACCTTTAATCCTTTTGCTCACCAGCCCCACACTGACCAACCCACTGGTTCTTTGTCTCTCCAGGCAGAGCTGACACTTAGAAAGGGGAGACCTCTGCCCCTCCAGATCACAGGGTGGCAGCTGTCCCATAGTCACCAGGCTCACCTGTAAGCAGCCCAGAGTTCCTGGGCATGCTGTTTCACCTCCTCCTGGGCCAACCCCTGCAAGTGCTTGTTGGCCCCAATGCCTGAGTACGTGGCCTGGAAGGTCAGCAGCAGTGTGCGGAGCAGCTTTCCCAGGGGGTGCAGTGAGTTGCTCAGAGCCTGGCCAGGGTGAAGTGATGCTCAGCTCCAGGGGCTGGAGCACAGCATGCCCAGACAAGACTCCCAAGACTgcccccatttcatagatgagaacACGGAGGCCCTCTGAGAAGAAGCAGCCCAGAGGCCTGTCTCCTCCAGTCAGCATCCGTCCAGGTGGCAGTGAGAACGGGCTCACCCATGGCTGCTCACCCTGCCCCCGCCCAGGGCGCTCACCTTCCTGAGGTGTTGCTGCAGCCCTCAGGCTCCCAGTGCTGTCCCCACCCAGGGCTCTCATCTTCCTGAGGTGTTGCTGCAGGGCCTCGGGCTCCCAGTGTCACCCCCACCCAGGGCCCTCACCTTCCTGAGGTTGCTACGGGGCCTCGGGCTCCCAGTTTCGCCCTCACCCAGGGCCCTCACCTTCCTGAGGTATTGCTGCAGGGCCTCGGGCTCCCGGTGCCTCAGTAGCTCCTCCAGGATATCTTCGATACTGTCCCTGCTGTCCTCGGGGTGGGCCCTGGGTACCACACACACGTCCCTCACCTACGTCTGGGCCCAGGCCCTCCCTCTCCAGAAATTCTTCTCCTGGCCCACTCTGACCCCCAGTGGCCCTGACAGTGACCATTTGGAAGCTCCATGGAGGCACAGGTGCGCCCAGGCCTCACCTCTCGCAACACAGGTACTCCTGGGACTTTCGCAGCATCCTGGAGCTCTGTGTGTGGAAGCCCAGCAGGGCCTCCTGCAGGTCCCCGGGGCAGCCGGCACGCACAAAATCCCGGAAAGGGCCGTACACACCCTGCCAGCGGCTCCCCACAGGGAAGGCGCCCAGGCCCAGCTGCCTGTGACAGAGATGGAGCTGAGGTGGCCAGGATCCTGTTCAAGCCCTTAGAGGGGTAGCAGTACTGGCCTGGCCCAGAGTCAGGGACAGGGAAGGGCAATGGATTGAGGGATGCAGATAGGATTGACCTCAAAGGCTccaggaggagaaaggaaagcagagaggGACTGAGAGACTCTGCACAGAGATGGAGAAGAAAGACAGGGACACACAAAGATGGAGACACAAAGGCAGGCAGACCTGGAGAGCAGGAGCTGAAGCCCTAAATCCAGACAGTGGAGTTTGGGCCCGAATAAGGCCAGTGCCCAAAGCCAGGGCTTCCTCAGCCTGAGGACCCTTCTCCGCCCGCCCACCACACCAGGCTTCTTCCAGAGCTTGATTCACCTGGTCACCAATCCCAGGGATCTGGctgtgtgtggtggtggggggaggggggacctCTCACTGCCCAATGGAGTGTGACCTTCTTTGTCACACTCACAGATTGTCCTGTACTTGCACCACCTACTCGGGGCTGAGTCGTGCCCCCAGGGTTTGCCATCCACTCCCAGCTCCTGTCTTCTGGGCAGAAAAGCTCAATGGATCAACAACACTGGAATGCCGCAACTGGTGGGGCCCTGGCTGCTTAGTGGTTAcaagctcggcagctaaccaaaaggttggcagttaaaatccaccagccactccttggaaaccctatggggcagttctgctctgtcctatagggtcgctatgagtcagaatcgacttgacagcaatgggtttggtttggtggaatCAGTGCCTGGGACCATGCCCCATGAGAACCTAAAACCCACACGGAAGCCAAGTCTTCCTTAATGCACATAGCAAGCCGCCACTAGAACTACAGCTCTCCAAGGAAGAACTCTGTCCAATGGAAAAAGAAGTTTGCCCCCTCTCAAATCCCCCATGACAATGATGGTAATGCCACTTAACAAGTTTCCTTCTTCACCCTGGCTGCCAGGGAACTCAGAACCAAGCTAATGCTCAAACATAACTGCTACTGGGCCTATCTGCATCTCTTTCTTTTAAGCTTAACTAGcacttttattttctgttttattcttatttgtttattttgtaaagTGTCTTGTACCCTTCCTAGAAAAACCAGAGTCTAAGCAAAGTcttggctcagtagttaagcgcttggttgctaattgaaaggtgggcagtttgaaccttcCAGTCGCTCCACATGAGAAAGATAGGGgtagactgcttccataaagatttacagccttggaaaccctgtggggaagttctactctgtcctacagtgttgctatcagttggaatcaactcaacagcaataggtttggttggaTGTTTTTAAGCAAAGTCCAACAAATAGTATTTTTCTCAAGCTCCAAGAGCCAGTCTCTGATAGTTCGGCAGCGTGCCCTGGGCTCTCTGAACCCACTAACGTGCTGAGAGGAGTCTCAGAGCAGAGCCTGGTGAGGTCTCTCATGAGAACTGAGTCCTTCGGGGtggaaacacagacacacacagacacatgcccAGACAGGCTCCAGGATGCAGGGGCCAGATGGGCCAGGTTCTCACCGCTTACGGGTGCTGCTCGGGTCCGGCGGGAGGGCAGCTGTGTCCAGCACACCCTGTGTCTGCAGTCCACTCCCTGCCCCACTGCTGAAGGAGCCCTCCAGGGTGAAGCCATTGGGGAAAGTGACCTTGCCCTGGAAGCCGGGACAGGGAAGCAGGGATGTTTATCTGTCCACCCGTGTGCCTGTCCAGCTGTCCTTCCATCCAGCCACAACAGGCCTCATGGTCCCTGTCCATCCTGGGTCATAGAGGCTAAGGACTGATGGATGGGCTTCCCACCATCTACCCTATTTGtcccaacccgaggggctcacaGTCAGTCCTCCATCCCCACCAGAGCCCTCACCACCAACAGTTATGCCCACTGCCCAGGGCCTCATCTCTGCAGTGGAAGAgggggagagaaagggaggagaTGAAGGGGAGGGGGCTCACGGGTCAAAGTGGGAGGACTACCATGTGGGGCTGGGTGGTGCCATGGGTTAAGTCCAGAGATAGGCAGAGGCCTGGGGAGGAAGGAGGCATccttggctctgggggagggtcaaTTCCTTGCTGCAAGGGCTGTCGCATATATAACAGCCCTGGTCTCCACCCATCAGATGCCAGTCGTGTCCCCCAGTCATTATGAAACCAAAACAGTTCCCCAAAAGGGGCACAGGTGACTTCTGCTGGGTCGGCTCAGGCAGAAACATACTGGAAGGCGGTGACTCCAGGGACACCTGCCCAGGCACCCATTGAGGGGTCTTCCAGGCTAAGGGACCAGTGTGGGGAACATAGCCAGGAGAACACCAGCACCCACTGGGCCCATCTGCTCTTGCTTTGCTCCAGGGTCACGTGGCAACTCTACAGCAGAAGCCATCATTTTaccaccccaccccatctcccCTGGATGTGGTGGAGGTAGGAGAGGACCTTCCCTGCCTTCTCCATCCCCTGCCCACACCCTCAGCCTGGGTCCAACAGGGGAGGTGACAGAAACCAGAAGAGGGCTTGGCAGGGTGTGGAGCAGGGTGGCCCTTACCTTCCCCACGAGGCTCAGGTCCCTGGTAAAAGTGCCTTCATAAAGGGAGTCATCTTCAGAGAGGAGGACCCCTGGGCCCTAGAGAAGGAAGAGGAATAGAGGGTTAGGAAGGACCAGgagactgggggtggggaggggacagcAGGAAAAGGGGAGATAGGCATTGACCCACATGCAGGCAGGTCCTAAGCCCCATTGCACCTCCCAGGACTGTGCCTAGGTGGGATATCAGGCGTTGGCCCACTGAGCACCAGACCCATGAAGTCCATCCCTGGGTGCCCCTAAACTATACACTTGGCTCTGGCTCCTCATCCCCAGGGCTCTTTCTCAGGAAGCCCTTGGGAGACCCTTACTACCAACGGATGGCTCAGGAAATGGTGGGTTTCTCCTGAGCCACCCCTGCCTCGCTGCCACTGACTCTGGGGACAGTGGAGCTGACCAGACTCCCTCGTTGCATTGGCTGCCAGGAGGCTCAGAGCAAAACAGGACGCGATTTGTGTTTGACTCATTTCTGAGTCTATATCAtgtgcctattcttgccttttctTCCACTTTCCTTGTAGGCCTCCTTCGATCCTTTCTAGAACAAAGTGGAGCATAATACAAACAAACAAGCCATAGAAACAATAACTGCCATCAGACCAGAACCCTACTATGCACCAAGCACCTGGCAGGTGTGGGTGAGACAGAACGTGGGTGCTGGAGCACTGAGGCTCAGGAGACGGGAGGTTGAGTCTTTGGGCTCTGCTGCTCAGAAGCTATGTAGCATTGGGCAGGTTctctgacctctctgagcctcacattTGTCATTCCTACATTAGGAACATTGACTTCGACCTGCCAGACTACTGGAAGGATTACATAAGATCACACTGGGAGGCTTAGCCCCAAGCTAGGCATCAAGTTAGAGGCCTATAAATGGGTCAGCTCAGGCAGGAACATACCAGAAGGCAGTGACTCCAGGGATACCTGCCCAGGCACTGACTTGGGGGTATTCCAAACTAGGGGACCAATGGGGAAAGCATAACCAGGAGACCACCAGTACCCGCTGGGCCCAGGGCAATGTATCACTACACATGTTATTCTTACTACTTCATTGTGGCTTTATGATAAGTGCTATTAACCTGAGTTACCAATGGGGAAACAGGCTGGGAGGGACAGGGACTTGGCCAAGGctagtgttatagattgaactgtgttctccaaaaatacgtgttaacttggttaggccatgattcccagtattgtgtagttgtcctccattttgtgagtgaTGTAGttttcgtatgtgttgtaaatcctaatctctgcctgtggtctatgaggcaagattagtttatgttaaagaggattagggtgggatgtaacacccttactcagatcacatccctgatccaatgaaaaaggagtttccctggggtgtggcctgcatcaccttttatcttacaagagataaaaggaaagagaagcagagTTGGAGacttcatacaaccaagaaacaagagccaggagaatagtgtatcctttgggcctgaggtctctatgctgagaagctccttaccaggggaagattgatgacatgaacctttctccagagccgacagagagagaaagcacctccccgccgcccccctcccccgctcccccggagctgacaccctgaatatggacttgtagactgtgagaaaataaacttccattcattgaagccacccacttgtggtatttctgttatagcagcatgagataactaagacagccagggCAGGTGGGTGGCAAAGCTAGATTCCTGCCCAGGTTTCAGCTTGCCCCAGCACCCAGGAACCAGCTGCCTGCCCCATCCACCCCTGACTGGCCTCAGCTCAGTTTCAGAGCCCCAGAGGAGAGGAGCTCCAAAATTGCAGCCCAGTCTTGAGTGCAGGGAGAGGGGCAGCTCAGGACATACACAGGTCACCCCACTCACCACCATCTTGTCCGcctggaagaagccctggtagcagacACCTGCCTGGGTGACCACAACCCCCAGGCCATGGCGCTGGTCAGCCTGCCACATGCCGATATAGCGCTCGCCCCTGGGGGAGGAGGGGTGTGGCCAGAGTTGGATCTGCCCTCCACCCCCCCCATGCCAGCTGAGCACACAGTGACACATTTGAACCCACTCAACACAGACACGGGGCAGGTGCAGTCAGTACCCCCAAGGGGAAGAGAAGATAGAGGAAGGCATCCTGGGAGGCTTCCTGGGGGAGGTGGCAGGAAGAACAGTTAGAGTGGGGGTGCGATACATGCATGGGCAAAGCCATGGAGATAGGAATGTAAGACAGATATGTAGGGACATTCCATGGTCTAGAAAGGCTGGAGGGTGCATGGAGTCACTGCAGGACTGAGGTCAGAGGGGTAGTCCAGGCCTCCAAGGTATTCAAGGACCTGGGCTTTGCCCCCTGGCTGGGAGAGCCTGGAAGGGTTAAGTCCTAGGATGGGACTGATCAGGGCTCAGAATCATGAGGAGGGGGCCAAAGTAGAGGGGCAGTCCTGCAATCAGCGAGGCCTGGGTTCCCTCAGCCTGTGCTGCAGCAACAAACGACTGAGTGGACAGGAAGTGAGGGGCGGAAGAGAGACTCtggggttgtacttcaggaagcCTGTGGCACATATCTGAGACAATTTGGTCTGTGAGGGTCCTGTCTGCCCTTCAGGCCTCCAGGATAGGATCCTGTCCCCTCAGACCCCAGAGCAGGGAGTGTTCCCTCAGACCCCAGGGCAGGGCTATATCCCCTCAGACCCCAGGGCAGGGCATGTCCCCCAGACCCCAGGGCAGGGCTGTATCCCCTCAGACCCCAGAGCAGGGCGTGTTCTCTCAGACCCCAGGACAGGGCTATATCCCCTCAGACCCCAGGGCAGGGCTTGTCCCCTCAGACCCCAGAGTAGGGCGTGTCCCATCATACCCCATTGTTGGGCATGTCCCCTCATACCTCAGGGCAGGGCATGTCCCCTCAGACCCCAGGGCAGGGCTATATCCCCTCAGACCCCAGGGCAGGGCATGTCCCCTCAGACCCCAGAGTAGGGCGTGTCCCATCATACCCCATTGTTGGGCATGTCCCCTCATACCTCAGGGCAGGGCATGTCCCCTCAGACCCCAGGGCAGGGCCTATCCCTTCTACTCCTTGGCTGTAGGGCCATGTCTCCTCCGTCCTGAGGGTGGTGCTCACCTGTCTCCATCCTCCCCGATGCCATAGCCACTCCTCTGACCCCGCTCCCAGTGGCCCGTGTACTTGTAGGGCAGCGGGGTGTGCGGGGCACCTTCAAGGACACCAAATCCATGCCGCAGGCCTGCCTGGAAGTAGCCCTTGTACACCTCATTGGTGCTGTACCTGGAGAGAGTCAAAACTGCCGAGCCTGCCTCAGAGAACTCAGCCCAGAGAACATGCCCACCCCAGGAGCCCCCCTGATCAGGCCAAGGGGTCACTTACTCACAGATGCCGTAGCCACACATGCTGCCTTCCCGCCAGTGGCACTTGTAACAGTCGAACTTGTCCTCAGTGGCCTGGGGTACCAGGCGGATGCCAAAGCTGACCAGGTGTGGGAGGGCAGGGTTGGAAGTCACTCCTGGGCCACCTCCCTGGGTAGCCCTGACCCGAGACACCCTGCCACACCTCCTCCATGCTACCCGAGTGTCCCTGCCTCCAAGGAGCCTTGTCAGACTGTGGGGAGAATCTCAAAGGGGCTCAGCCCCTCTCTTCTTCCCGAGGGCCCTTCTCAGGACGCCCCTCCCTCCATCCTATCCCCCATGACCCTGGGAGCAccttctggtcctgcaccacctcccTACATGACCTTGAGCTGAGACCCACCCCCTACTCAGGGCCTTAGTTTCCCCTTCTGTACAATGAGCGGGGCTGAACCAGATGGTCTGTAAGTTCCTGCCTGCACTGGGAGTTTAGGATGAAACCAGGCTGGTAACCACAGCAGAGGAAAAAACCACTCCCTTGCCCACCACACACACTCCAGCAGCAACCCCAGCCAGCCTTCTTACCCATGCTCCAGGCCCTGGCAGAAATTCCCCACATGATTCTGCCCATCCGGCCACTTCAGAGTGCCCCTGGAACACAGACGAGGTGCCTGACAGACCCATCCCTCAGCAAGAGGACCCCAGCCAGCCTTAGCCACAGACTTCCCTAAGCCCCGAGTGCTCCCTGGACTGGACTCCCTTGCCCTCACCAAGTACTCTTGTCTGAGCCTTAAGCCCCCCACAGAAAGCCCCCTTAGCCCTTCTTTATTCCTGGCACAAGGGCCCCAGCAGCCTCATGAGACACACCCACCATGCCCTATAGGGAGAGCCCTGGAGATATCCAGATTCCCTTTTTCTCTTGAACACCAGGAAGCTCAGAACTAAACTGGGAGTTCAAGCCAAATGCTGATGGTTTCTACCCATCTCCTTTCCTCTGACACAGCattgttttttctgtctttttgtccATAAGCCTTCTCAAGTTCTTTCTGGAAATAGGTAAGATATTAAAAACTAACAAGTGTGCTTAAGAGTATAACCTTGGCGAGTTGACTCAATTTCCCCAGCTGTAGTATAGAGTGGGGCCGCATGTCCTCTAAAGGCCTGCCTGCTTTGTGAGGGTCATGCAGACCTGCCATTGAGGCCGGCTCACCCTCTAACCTGCCCTGAGGCTGTGGGCAAGTCATGCCAGTGTCTGGGACTTAGTTTCCACATCTACAAAGTGGGGTGACAACTCTCACCCAGGGGGTCCTTGTGAGGATCGATGGAGACAGAACATGGGCAAATCATTTCCACCACCACCAGACAACGCTCCATAGTTACAGAATTATTCTCCATGATTCCTAGAATGGAATGACACCTGCAGGCCTATCACCCGTTGTTTGCCCTATGTGCCCTAGCATCACCATCATCAAGACTATTTGGCAGAATTGggtagtgcccggctaccaataCTGaaggttttgatcaaagattccatatagaagaatcctgatcaaaagggaggaaatgcagaacagaattttagatTCTCATGGAAGCCAGaatggagccactgaggctggatgagcttctgaaactactgccctgagataacaaaccaaaaaaccaaacccagtgccatccagtcgattccgactcatagcggctc is a window of Elephas maximus indicus isolate mEleMax1 chromosome 20, mEleMax1 primary haplotype, whole genome shotgun sequence DNA encoding:
- the ALS2CL gene encoding ALS2 C-terminal-like protein isoform X3, encoding MSDTLAMCYPEEGALLRLEEVFSATLARINSLVLQPLLSAGPEPPDAHGRECLQLLQQLHRSSQQLWEVMEESLHSLQERLRHPDSVGLETLLLLRGADHVLQVHMEYIESYTSCMVVQAFRKAAKRRSEYWRGQRKVLRQLLLDVSSEGAMGPVLVQALHQPLARHVQQYVLLLLSLGDTIEEHHPARELVVHTATLFGNLQSFMRQALDQAVATQALWATLSSRLRDVLCSPAHRLLQDSQDVAVMVSPLRAERVLLFDDALVLLQGHHAHTFDLKLVWVDPGQDGCTFQVLTPEEEFSFCAKDPQGQVVWQWKVTQAVRQALRGKKDFPVLGAGPEPPEPPACRCLAYTFHVEGRLCQATYEGEWCQGRPHGKGTLKWPDGQNHVGNFCQGLEHGFGIRLVPQATEDKFDCYKCHWREGSMCGYGIFLTLSRYSTNEVYKGYFQAGLRHGFGVLEGAPHTPLPYKYTGHWERGQRSGYGIGEDGDRGERYIGMWQADQRHGLGVVVTQAGVCYQGFFQADKMVGPGVLLSEDDSLYEGTFTRDLSLVGKGKVTFPNGFTLEGSFSSGAGSGLQTQGVLDTAALPPDPSSTRKRQLGLGAFPVGSRWQGVYGPFRDFVRAGCPGDLQEALLGFHTQSSRMLRKSQEYLCCERAHPEDSRDSIEDILEELLRHREPEALQQYLRKALSNSLHPLGKLLRTLLLTFQATYSGIGANKHLQGLAQEEVKQHAQELWAAYRGLLQVALQRKGQALEEEEEAETSDLQVHGLVLPLMLSSFYPELFTLYLLLHEREDSLYSQGITNLSFFPDTKLLEFLDVQKHLWPLKDLTLTTNQETIYYILHLSKLGPTLELSPAFGYQDQGCAEAQAGPELSEGEGVGSQGLRASLRPRKEG